TCGGGATGCTTCCCGCCGGCGGCTTGAATGACCTCCAAACCTGCGGCGGCCGCCGGGCCCAGCTCCACCAGGGCGTTCAAGGCCTGCACGGAGACGTAGGGGCCGGTTTTGGGCTGGGGGGCCAACTCCAACAAGACAGCCAGCGCGGCCCGGCGCTCGGCTTCTGAGCCGTGCTTGCCGAGAGCTTCAGCGGCGGCGATACGCACACAGGGCGCTTCATCTTTGAGGGCGCGGTTCAAATCCTCGCGCGCTTTGGTCACCGCAGGGGCGCCGCGCATTAAAATGCCCATCACCCCCCAGTAACGCACCGCGCTGTCTTGGTCGCGCAGCGCCTGGCGCAGGGCGGGCAGGGCTTCCGGCTTCAAGCCCGAGGCCAGCTCGGCGGCGGCGAGGATTTTGCCGAGGGGATATTTGCTGTCGTCCCGCCCCATTTCGTAAGGCGTCAAACGCGCTGCGCGGGCGCGCTCGTGCAGCTCGCTTTCCGGCAGGAAACCCAGGTCCCGCGTGGCCAGCAAATGGTTGCGCAAGGCCTGGCGCAGCCGCTGCAACGTGGCGGCGTAAGCGGGCACGTTGGCAAGGTTGTTAATTTGGTGAGGGTCCGCTTCCAAGTCATAAAGCTCCTCCGGCGGTTTGGGTTGCCAAAAGCGGGATTGCACTTCGGTGAGCTGGCCTTTTTGGAATAAATCAAACCAAACGCGAGTGGTTGGGGTTTGGAACATATAGGCCAGATACTGGCCGTAAGGTTTGTGGGGCATGTAATTGCGAATGTACAGGTAGCGCGAGTCGCGCACACAGCGGGATAAATCCAGATTCTCATCCATCCGGCTGCGCAGCCCGAAAATATAAGGCGAAGGCGGCGTGGCATACGGCCCCAGGAAAGCCTTGCCGTGCATGTGCGGCGGGGGACGCACGCCGGCGAGGCTCAGCAGGGTGGGGGCGAAGTCCACAAAATCCACCAGGCGCTCGGAGCGGCCGCCGGGTTGATAATCGGGCGGCGCCAGATGGCGGAACTTGGGCGGGATATAGACAATCAACGGCACGCGCAAACCGCTTTGCCAGAGCCAGCGTTTATGGCGGGGCATGCCGGAGCCATTGTCGCCATAGAAAAAGACGATGGTATCCTCGGCCAGGCCGGCCTCTTCCAATTCCGCAAGGCGCTTGCCCACCTGCGCATCCATGGTGGTGATGTTGTCGTAGTACTGCGCCCAATCCTGGCGGGTTTCGAGGACATCGGGATGATAGGGCGGGACGGGGGCGCGGGCGGGGTCATGCACCCACTCATGCGGGCGGGTGCGGATGCGGCTTTCGTGGGTGATTTCGTGATTGAACACCGCCATGAACGGCTGGCCGGGAGCGCGCTTGTTGTAATGCGCCTTGTTGGAGCTTTCATGCCACGCTTTATCCGCGCCCTTGAGGTTGTAATCGGTTTTGGCGTTGTTGCAGCAGTAATACCCGGCCTCGCGCAGGTAATCGGGATACATGCGGATGTGGGCGGGCACGGGGACGATGCTGCGCATGTGCTCCGCGCCCAAGGCGGGCGGGGACATGCCGGTGATAAGCGCGGTGCGGGCCGGGGCGCAGACGGGCGCGGTGGACCAGGCATTCAGATACACCGTGCCTTTGGCGGCCAGCTTGTCCAGATGGGGCGTGCGGGCGTAGGTGTCGCCGTAGCAACCCAGATGGGCGTTGATGTCCTCGGCCACGAGCCAAAGAATGTTGGGTCTGGCGGCGGGGGCGGCGGCAGCCGATAAATATGAGGAGACTGCAACGGCAAAACCAAGGGCCAGGGCGAGCAGGTGCTTCATGCCCAACCCTATAAAACTTCAGGCAGCCCCTGTCGAGCTTTTGCCGGCGGCAGACCAGGTGACAGCCGCCAATACAGGCGCGGAGGAGTGCGGCGTTTTGCTTGAAATGCAGCGGGGGGAGTGTCAGGCTCGGGGGCTGAGCCGGTGGCAGCCGTGAGCTGTCCCCCCGCGCAGTCCCCGTATGGAATATCGAGCCTGGTTTCAATGCATCAATGAGGGATGCGGCGCCGTCCATCCCTTGAATCAAATCATTTACCGTTGCGAGCGCTGCCAGTCGCTCTTGGAAGTGCGCCATGACCTGGAAGCCCTGCGGCATCGCAGCGCGGCGGCCTGGATGAAGCTCTTTGATGACCGCTACCGCAGCAACCAATGGCCGTATGGCTCCGGCATCTGGGGCAAGAAAGAATGGGTGCTGCCCAACATCAAGGACGAAAACATCGTCTCGCTGTATGAGGGCTGCACCAATTTGTTCTGGGCGGAGCGGCTGGGCAAGCTGCTGGGGTTGAGCGAACTGTGGGTCAAATTGTGCGGCAACACGCACAGCGGCTCGTTCAAAGACCTGGGCATGACGGTGCTGGTTTCCCAGGTGAAACAGATGATTAGCGAGGGCGCGCCCATCAAGGCAGTGGCCTGCGCCTCCACCGGCGACACCTCGGCGGCGCTGGCCACGTATTGCGCCGCGGCGGGCATTCAATCCATCGTGCTGCTGCCCAAGGGCAAAATCTCCACGGCCCAACTGGTGCAGCCCATCGCCAATGGCGCGCTGGTGTTGTCGCTGGACACCGACTTTGACGGCTGCATGAAGGTGGTGCAGGAAATCACCAAGGACCCCACCATTTATCTGGCCAATTCGATGAACTCCCTGCGCGTGGAGGGCCAGAAAACCGTGGGCATCGAGATTGTGCAGCAATTTGACTGGGAAGTGCCCGATGTGTTCATCATCCCCGGCGGCAATTTGGGCAACGTTTCCGCCCTGGGCAGCGGGCTGCTGATGATGCGCGAGCTGGGGCTGATTCACCGCCTGCCGCGCATTGTGGTGGCGCAGGCGCAAAAAGCCAATCCGCTGTACCGCTCCTACCAAAAAGGCTTCGCCGAGTTCGCGCCCGTGCAGGCGGAAAAGACGCTGGCCAGCGCCATTCAAATCGGCAATCCCGTCAGCGTGCAGAAGGCCATTCGCGTGCTCAAACAATTTGACGGCGTGGTGGAAGAGGCCACGGAAGAAGAGCTGGCCGATGCCGCGGCGCTGGGGGATCGCACCGGCATGTTCAACTGCCCGCACACGGGCGTGGCGCTGGCGGCGCTCATCAAACTGGTGCGGCGCGGCGTGATTCAAAAGCAACACCGCGTGGTGGTCATCAGCACGGCGCACGGGTTGAAGTTCACCGACTTCAAAGTGCGTTACCACGATAAGGCGCTGGAGTTTCCCTGCCGCCATGCCAATCCGCCCATTGAATTGCCGCCGCGTGTGGATGCCGTGAAGGCCGCGCTGGACAAGGCGCTCCGGGAGCGGGTGGTGTAACCGAGGCCCCACGCGCAAAGGCCTTGGAGCAGGGCCATTACCCGCCCCGCGATTTCCCCCGGCTCTCGCAAAACAGATTTGCACAGGCGTGCGGCAGCATGGTATGAGGCTGCATGCTTAAGACCCCGCGGGCGATAATGTGGTTATTCCTCTCTTTCGTTTTTCCCCTGCCGGCTCAAATGCCGGCCTGGATTTCGCTGCAAGGCCGGGTCTTGGTGGAGGGACAGCCCTTCCAAGGCTGGGGTGAGTTCAAATTTGCCCTGCTCTCCGGCGGCTCGCCGGCCGGCGTGATATGGCATCAGGATGGCACGGCGCCCGCCGAGGCCCAGCCTGAAACTGCCGTGCCTTTGTGGGTAACCAACGGTTTGTTTCAGGTTGGCCTGGGTGATACCACCCTGACCAACATGGCGGCGCTGCCGGCCTCCCTGGGCGGGCTGCCGGATTTACAGGTGCGTGTGTGGTTCAGCGATGGCGTGCATGGCTGGCAACAGTTGGCGCCGGATTTGCGCCTGGGCGCCGTGCCCTACGCGCTGAATGCTGCCCAAGTGCCAGCGCAGACGATTACCCTGAGTCATCTGGCGCCAGAGGTGCAGGCGCGGCTGGCCGCTACGAATACCACAGGAGGCTTGCCCGCAGGCGCCTTGCTCCCGGCCCCGCTGACCCAGGCCAGCAATCTGGCTCAGGCCGGTTATGCGCGTTTTCCGCTGGCGGTTGCCCAAGCCGCGTGGCAAACGGATTACCTGGACCCGCGACTTACCCCGGCCTTTTTATCCGCGCCTGGCACCAATTTATGGGACGGCCAATCACTATGGTTGTGGCGCTGGCCCGTGGCCGGGCAGGCGGGACAAGGCGCGCGTTATGAGGCGGACGCAGGACGCTGGTATTTATTGTCCCCCACCAACGCCCCAATTTTTGATCCATCACAATCCTGGGCCATGACTTGGGCTGGCGACTTGATGGTCATCGCCGCCGATGCAAATGGCTGGCAGGCCAGCCGGTACCGGCGTGCCGCGCAAGCATGGGAGGACGCCCCCATGCCGGGCTCCCTGCCCTGGCCGGCGGTGGTACGGCTGCTCGACACTCCTTTTGGCGCCGTGGTTTTGGCCGCGGCGGAATCCCGGCTGGCGGGCGCCTGGCGGGAGCCAGAGGAAGACCGCTGGCAGGCGATGGACACCAACGGCGCGCCCGCGCTGGAATGGAGCACGGTGCAGTTTGCCGGTTTGACCAACGGCTGGCTGGCCATGGGAACGATGGGTGGTGAAGTGCAGCTTTGGCGTTATCAAGTGGAGCCGCCCGGCTGGCATCGTTTGAGTGTGGCCGGTTTTTCCCTGCCCTGGAGCAGTCAGTGGCGCGCGGTCTGGACGGGCACGGAATGGTATTGGCTGGCCGTGCAGGACGGCCACTGGCGCGGTTTTCGTTACGCGCTGGCCACCGGCCAATGGCAGCCGCTGCCGGCCCTCGATGCTCCGCTGGCGCATGAGGCCACGCAGTGCCTGTGGAATGGCCAGGAACTTTTGTTGGTTAATTTGTCGGCCGTGGCCACCGAAACGGTCCATTACTCGGCCCGCTTCAACCCCGCGCTCCATCGCTGGCAACCGATGAATCCTGCGGCGCCAATTTCGGCCTTTGGGCCGTCGCCCCACCTGTTAACCCTGCCGGACGCGCTGCTCATGGCGCGGGTCAGCGACCCCAGCCGGTACGCGCTCTATGATTATGAAGCAGACCGCTGGCGACCCCTGGAAGGCCCCAACCTGGGGTTTGAAGCGCTGGTGGTCTGGAGCGGCAAGGAAGTGCTGGCCCTACCTTACCAACCCCTGCCTGAAGAACCGCTGTTCCTGCACCGTTACACGCCGCCGCAGCGCGTGGGCTGGTTTTATCGGCCAGAGCCTTAAGTGGGCGCGCCGGACGAGGGCGCTTGCAACAAGCGCTCCACAGCAGCCAGCACGGCCTCCACCTGAATCCGTTCCATGCAGGGATAAGGCCGTGATTTGTCACACACAAACTGACGAGTGGCCTTGCAGGGGCAGTCCCCCAACACCAGCTCGTGCGGGCACTGCCACGGCCGCCAACTGGTTTCCGAGCTGGGGCCAAACAGGGCGACCACCGGGGTTTGCATGGCGGCGGCCAGATGCATAGCCACGGTGTCCACGCCCAAAAACAGGCGCGCGCGCCCCAGCAAAAAACCCAGCTCTGCCATCCCGGTGCGGCCGGCGAGGTTGATGCCGGGCTGGCGTTGGTGCGTGAGAATCCGCTCCACCTCTTCCCTTTCCGCCGGCGCCGGTCCGGCGGTGTACACCACGCGAAAACCATAACGCGCCTGCAAGGCATCGGCCACGGCGGCCCAGCGCTCTGGCAGCCATTGTTTGAAACGCCAGCGGCTGGTGGCATGAATCACGGCCAGAGGCGGCCCCTCGAGCAAGCCGGCAAATTTTCGCGCAAAATCCCCGGGCTGAATGCAGGGAAAGAACTCCAGCGGCCCCGGTTGCGCCTGCGGGTCAAAGCAATCGGCCACGGTGCGAAAATCCTTGAGCACCTGGTGTTGCGGCGCCCAGGGAAAAGAGGAAAGTTGATGAAACAACCGCCGCCGCCAGCCCCATTCGCCGTAGGCGTCATTGGCCACCCGCACCTTGGCGCCGCTCAGCCAGGACCAGAGACAGGCCCTATCCGAAACCGACAAAGCGAAGGCGTAGTCATAGCCCTGGGCGCCAAGGGCGCGCCAGGCCTGCCGGTTTTCGGCCCAAATTTCGCCCCAGGCCCGTCGCTCCTTTCCAGTGCGTCCCAGCGCCATCAGGTGGCGAATGGCCGGATGCCCCTGCAACATGACCTCGCAGCCGCCGCGCACCAGAACATCCACCGCCGCGCCCGGGAAACGCTGCGCTAAAAACCGCAACGTGGGCGTCAACAGCAAGGTGTCGCCCAGATGGTTCAGCTTGATGAGCAGAAACTTCACGCGGCGGCATTATCGGACGCCTCGTCCCATATTGCAAATGGCTTTGCCCGGGGAGAAAGTACCCGGCAACTCCGCGCCCCAGCTCCCGCAGGGTCAGGGGGCGTCATGGATACGGATGACCTTGGGATACAGCCGGGGAGCGCGTCCATCGTCCACCACCACGTCAAAAGTCCGGCCCCGGTCCCAACATTCCTGCATGGCCAGCAAGGCGCGGCGCATCAGGCGCTGATAGCGCTGGGAGGCCTCGTTTTTGCCCTCGCGGTCCAGCACCCGCACCCACCAGAGATTATCCAGCGAGAGGAAGTAACCTTCCGGGATGGCGATGGCCACCTGGGCAGGCGGCGGGCGGTGGAAAATGCTGCCCCGCGGATGCGCTTGTTCATGGGCGCGCAGATGGCGGGCCAGGGCCAGTTGCTCCGGCCAGGGCACATGATGGTCATGGTCGGAAGACCAGAACCAGAGGTATCGGGCGCCCCGGTCGTAGGCCAGCGTCAAGGCCAGCGGCGCAATGTTAGTGTCGCATTGCCCGTAAATGGCGGTGCCCCAATGTTTGCCCAGCGGCAGGGTGCCGCCGCGCAGGAAAGCATAATGATATTCCAACAGCTCCCGTGGCGTGTGCGCACGGGGGCGTCCCGTGAACCGTTGCACTGCCCGGTCAAACTCCGGCAGTTGATACCGGCCTTCGTGCACCAGGCCGGCGCCGCCGCCGCGCATCTGGTAAAAGGTGGTCTCATGCAGGGTTTCCCAGGAGGGGTAATCCACCTGTTGCACGCGCAGGTCGCCGAGGTTGATGCCGGCATTTTCCAGGGCTTGATGCAAATGCCACGAGCCATAAGGGCCGGCGCCTTCAAACGTGGCCCGGGTGCGCTTCTCAATGAGCGCCGCGGCATCCGCAAAATAACGCAAGGTGCGATGCACATTCGTATCGCCCACCATGAGAATCGAAGGTTCATCCATGAACATGACCGGCCCCAGGTAATTGGCGCGGTATAAATCGGTCGGAAATTGCAGCGGCGGCGAGCGATGATAAAACACCGGTTCGCCACGCACCCAGGCTTCCTGGGCCGGTTGCACGGTAAACAGATTAAAGCCCGCGCCAATCATGGCACGGATGTCGGCTTCGGTGTAGGGGACGTAATGGTAATCCTGCCGCTGCGGCGTCTGGGGCAGGCGCCGTTCTTCCCGGTCCTTGAAGGGGCGGCTGTTGCCCACCAGCAGCTCGCGGTCGAGCACCAGCTGCCGGGCGTCGGCCCACGGCGCCCAGGGGGCATTCGTGCGGCCATAATGCATCGTCCACACCTGCCCCAGCAGCTCCACCGATTCCGGCAGGCCATGTTGAGCGCCACTGCCCGGAGAGGCATGCGGCAGAAAATGCCGCTGGAAATTTGCCCAGGCCGGCAGCAAGGCCAGGCCGCTGAAGCGCTCGGCGTACTCATAACACTCCCCCGTGGCCGGCACCCGCAATTGGTACCGCAGAATAACGCAGGTGTTCGAGCGCGGCAGGGGCTCGCCCACCGCCAGCCAGCGCACGATGCACAGGGGCGGCTCTTCGTAACGGGCGCGGCTCCGCAATTCCATTTGCCACCAGCCGGCCGTCAGCCGGCCCACCCGCTCCACCGGGCCGCGGGTGAGACGCAGGCTTTCCAACGTAGCTGGGGTGCGATGGCGGGCGGTCAACGCCAGGTAACTCCCCTCGGTGGCCGGGTGGGCCGCCAATAAATCCGCCAGGTTCAACCAGGCAGCCAGACCGGCCATGGCCAGGATTTTTAGCTTCATAGTGGATGACCCCACACCTTAAGGCCGCCGGGGGCGCAGGTAAAGGCCGGGCATTGACAGGGGATGCATCCTCCGCAACCATCCCCGGCATGGCGCGGCCATTGCGGCTGGAATTTCCTGGCGCGGTGTATTATCTCGCCTCCGAGGGCAACGGCGGCGAGGTCATCTTTCACGGCGAGGAGGACCGCGCCCTGTTTCTGGAGACGCTACAGCAGGCCTGCCAGCGATTTGGGTGGGAGGTGCTGGCCTTTCGGCTGGCGCCGCAACGCATCGAGTGGGTGGCGCGCACGCCGTCGCCCAACCTGGTGGCGGGCATGAAATGGCTCCTGGGCGCCTTCACCATCAAGTACAACCGCCGCCATGCGCGTCGCGGACATTTGCTGGCCGGGCGGTACCGCTCGGTGCTGGTGGAGCCAACGGCGCCGTTTCTGCCCGCCGCGGTGGATTATGTGCACCTGGGGAGGAGCCACGGCGGGGCGGAATTACCCCGCGAAAATGATGCAAGCTGCAGTTATCATTATTACCTGCTTCCGCCTGACCAGCGGCCGCCCTGGCTGAGAGTGGGCAGCGTCTTTGCGTCTCTACAGCTCCAGGATGACGCGGCCGGCCGCGCCCGGTTTGCCGCGCGCCTGCAAGCGGTGGCGGCCCAGCCGCCCTCCGAGGCCTGGGCCATGCTCCGCCGCGGCTGGCGCATGGGCAGCGATGCCTTTCGCGCCGAATTACTGCAACGTTTGCGTGAGACCCGCGGCAACTCGGCGGACCCGGGGCGCATGTTGGCCCAGGAACAGGCGGACTTGATTGTGCGCGAGGAGCTGGCACGCCTGGGATGGACGGAGGCGGAGCTGGCCCGCCGGCCGAAAGGAGACCCGGAAAAAGTCCGCATCGCACGGCGGTTGCGCGCGGAGACTTCCGCCAGTTTGCGCTGGACCGCCGCCCGCCTGCACATGGGCACGTGGACCAGCGCCGCCAACAACCTTTACCGCAAGGATACCGCCGCCCCTGCGCGGCCACGCCCCGTCCGCCGCCGGCCGGTCCAAAGTCCACCTGCGGCAGCGCCTCCTGCGCCCACGCCGGCGCCTTCCCCGTCAGCCGTGCCCCCGGAAGATTTGCCGGTGCATTGCTTGTGAGGCCATGCGATTGGGGCCGACTTTATTTCGCGCTGATTTTTACCGGCACGCGCAGCACGCTCAGCGAATAGGCCGGCGCCACGTGGGCCACCGCAGGCCCCACCGGCGTGAGGGACTGGGTGAGCGGCGCCACCCGGGTGGGATGGGTCAGGGAGTTTTCTTCGGCCAAGGCGGCCGCCAGGACGGTGGCGCGGCCAGCGC
This is a stretch of genomic DNA from Fontisphaera persica. It encodes these proteins:
- the rfaQ gene encoding putative lipopolysaccharide heptosyltransferase III encodes the protein MKFLLIKLNHLGDTLLLTPTLRFLAQRFPGAAVDVLVRGGCEVMLQGHPAIRHLMALGRTGKERRAWGEIWAENRQAWRALGAQGYDYAFALSVSDRACLWSWLSGAKVRVANDAYGEWGWRRRLFHQLSSFPWAPQHQVLKDFRTVADCFDPQAQPGPLEFFPCIQPGDFARKFAGLLEGPPLAVIHATSRWRFKQWLPERWAAVADALQARYGFRVVYTAGPAPAEREEVERILTHQRQPGINLAGRTGMAELGFLLGRARLFLGVDTVAMHLAAAMQTPVVALFGPSSETSWRPWQCPHELVLGDCPCKATRQFVCDKSRPYPCMERIQVEAVLAAVERLLQAPSSGAPT
- a CDS encoding sulfatase-like hydrolase/transferase: MKHLLALALGFAVAVSSYLSAAAAPAARPNILWLVAEDINAHLGCYGDTYARTPHLDKLAAKGTVYLNAWSTAPVCAPARTALITGMSPPALGAEHMRSIVPVPAHIRMYPDYLREAGYYCCNNAKTDYNLKGADKAWHESSNKAHYNKRAPGQPFMAVFNHEITHESRIRTRPHEWVHDPARAPVPPYHPDVLETRQDWAQYYDNITTMDAQVGKRLAELEEAGLAEDTIVFFYGDNGSGMPRHKRWLWQSGLRVPLIVYIPPKFRHLAPPDYQPGGRSERLVDFVDFAPTLLSLAGVRPPPHMHGKAFLGPYATPPSPYIFGLRSRMDENLDLSRCVRDSRYLYIRNYMPHKPYGQYLAYMFQTPTTRVWFDLFQKGQLTEVQSRFWQPKPPEELYDLEADPHQINNLANVPAYAATLQRLRQALRNHLLATRDLGFLPESELHERARAARLTPYEMGRDDSKYPLGKILAAAELASGLKPEALPALRQALRDQDSAVRYWGVMGILMRGAPAVTKAREDLNRALKDEAPCVRIAAAEALGKHGSEAERRAALAVLLELAPQPKTGPYVSVQALNALVELGPAAAAGLEVIQAAGGKHPDYEARAMEYAPRLVEVLTNRLAAPRP
- the thrC gene encoding threonine synthase; amino-acid sequence: MEYRAWFQCINEGCGAVHPLNQIIYRCERCQSLLEVRHDLEALRHRSAAAWMKLFDDRYRSNQWPYGSGIWGKKEWVLPNIKDENIVSLYEGCTNLFWAERLGKLLGLSELWVKLCGNTHSGSFKDLGMTVLVSQVKQMISEGAPIKAVACASTGDTSAALATYCAAAGIQSIVLLPKGKISTAQLVQPIANGALVLSLDTDFDGCMKVVQEITKDPTIYLANSMNSLRVEGQKTVGIEIVQQFDWEVPDVFIIPGGNLGNVSALGSGLLMMRELGLIHRLPRIVVAQAQKANPLYRSYQKGFAEFAPVQAEKTLASAIQIGNPVSVQKAIRVLKQFDGVVEEATEEELADAAALGDRTGMFNCPHTGVALAALIKLVRRGVIQKQHRVVVISTAHGLKFTDFKVRYHDKALEFPCRHANPPIELPPRVDAVKAALDKALRERVV